GACTGGTGGAGCAGATTTCTGGACAGATGGTACAAGAAACAGAGATATTGGAGAAAATTATGCTAACTCCTCTGCCTTCTGGAAAATAAGAGAAGCTTCTTTGTCTTATAATTTACCTTCTGATATCATTACAAAAATGAAGTTTTTGAATCAGGCATCTATTAGTGTGCAAGGTAGAAACCTATTTATATGGACGCCAGACTCAAACCTTTACACAGATCCTGAGTATAGTGCGAATGGATCAGGTAACAATGCTGTTGGATTTACCAACTTAAATCAAACTCCTCCAGCAAGGTATTACGGGGTGACTTTATCATTAACTTTTTAATTTGATCGAAAATGAATAAATATAAAATTTTAGGTGTACTTAGCTTTTTTCTATTGCTGAGCACATCATGTCAAGATTATTTAGATATCAACACCAATCCTAACTCGGCAACAAGTGCAACACCAGACTTGGTTTTGCCACAAGCAATTGTTGGATTTGCTAACATATCTAATCAGTTTAATGCTTACGGTGGTCACTTTGGTGGATATATTGCTAATGCTGGAGGGTTCTCTGGATTTGGGAACTTGTTTAATTACAACTTAGTACCTGCCAACTACAACGGACTATGGGTAAATTCATATGACAACCTTCAAGATCTTAATTATGTAATTAAAGAAACTGAAGGAAAAGATGAGTTAGCCTATTACAATGCTGCTGCCACCATATTAATGGCTGCAGGCTATCAAAGGTTGGTCGATACTTTTAATGATGTTCCTTATTCTGAGGCACTTAGCAGTGATGAGACTTTGATTCCTAAGTACGATGATGCAAGTACCATTTATGCTAGCTTATTCGCGAACTTGGATAATGCGATTAAGTTGATTGATAATGCAAAATTTCCTCTTAGCCTAAACGGTTCTTCTGATCCGCTTTTTGCAGGAAACATGACGTCTTGGAAAAGATTCGCAAATACGTTGAGGTTGAGAATGTCCTTGAGAACCGATGGAGCTTTGACTGGAATAGATTCCTCAATTGGTTTCTTAAATACTGACGCAATTGTGAATCCTGGTTATGTAAAAGATAAGCCAAATCCATTATGGGCAACTTGGGGATACACTACTACAGGTACTTTATCAAACTCATCTCGAATTCCAACAAAATTTAGTTTTGGTTTTTATGACGGAAATAAGTTGGCTGATGCTGGTAGAGGAGGCGTAATTTTCAAAAGCTTTAGCGTTGGTGGTACTGCAACTCCAGTTAATCAACTTGGAAACGAAGTAGACAATCCAGCTATTATTACCAACTATCCAACTTGGTATACTGGAACTTATAGCTCATCTTCAAGTATTTCTAATGCATTGGGAGTATTGAAAGGACCTTCTCAAGGTCAAGTTCTTATGCTTCATGCCGAATCATTGTTCTTGCAGTCAGAAGCAAGACTAAGAGGGATTTTAACTGATGGTGACTTTGCAGCTGATTTTAATGCAGGTATCAAGGCGTCATATACCTATCTGTACAAAGATGTTACGAATGTATTATCGCCAGATAAGGATGTAAATGCAGATTTTGAGGCATATAAATTAGCAAACGAGGGTAAGTACTTGGTGAATATCAGTGCTGCAAATGGACAAACGGAACAGTTGGAAGCGATTATTACTCAAAAGTATATCGCTCTTAACATGATTAATTCGGATGAAAGTTGGAATGAGTATAGGAGAACTGGTTTTCCGAAAACAGATCCAAAGGGAACTGCGTATGAGAACATGGCAGCTTTGCTTTCTAACTCAACAAGGCCAGATAAGCTACCAACACGAGTGCTTTATCCATCTTCGGAGCAGTCGTATAACTCATCTAATTATAAAGCAATTGATCAATTTTCAGACAAAATATTCTGGGATAAAAATTAATAATATCTATGAAAAATATTTTAAATATATTCGCATTTTTGGTTCTTGCTTTGGTTGCAACATCTTGTTTGGATGATGAACTTACATTGGATCCAAAGAATTCGATAAACGTAATCGAATTTAAGAACCCAGCACTTTTTGCTTCCCCATCAGGTAGTACTTATTCTTTATATGCTGCTGCTTTTGATTTTGCAGATGAGGTAGATTATCCTGTTACAGTTAGTTACTCTGGAGCCAATGTTGCTCCTCAGGATATTAAAATTGACCTTGCAATAAATCAAGCGGCAATTACACAGTATAATGAAGAACAAGGAGCTCATTTTGATCTTCTACCACCAGATTTGTATACTATTCCTACTCAAGTTACAATCTTGAAAGGGCAGAGAACTGCTGTTGTGGATTTAAAAATAAAGTCAAGTAAGCTGCCTTTTGATAAGTCTTATGTTTTACCACTTCAAATTGTAAGTGCATCTAGTGGTGTAATTAGTGGGAACTTTGAAACCATTTTAATTAATGTAATTCCAAAGAACCCTTATGATGGTGTGTATACTTACACTACTTCGGCTAATACGTCATTGGTTCCGAATGCTACTAAAACTTTAACTTTGGTGACATTAAACGGAACTACAGTTAAGTTGCTTCCAGGGTTGTTAGGTACTTATTCTAATGAGGTAACTTATACAGTTGATCCGGAGACAAACCAAGTTACTGTAACTTGTCCTTCTTTAGGAGTTCAAACTCCTCAAGATACAAGAAGTAAATGGGATCCTGTAAATAAAGTCATGACCGTTTTCTGGAAACAAGGAAATGGAGGAAGGACTTTTGAAGAAGTATTTACTTACAAAGGTTCTAGATAAATTAACTTGAGCTGATAAGTTTTAATAAAATACACTTCGTATGAGGTGGTTTCTAAACGGTTTGCCAAAAAAAATGGCAAACCGTTTTTATTTGGCTTCAACCCAAAGTTATATTTTCGAGTGAGTTCTCTTTACTTTGAGTCAGAATTATTGGTTGAAATAAAAAGGTATTAAGTGAGGTGTTTTGTAGCTCCTTGAGTTTCATTAAATAAAACAAATGAATTTAGGTACAATGCGGAATTGGTTTAGAAGGCTGATATGGTTCGGGTATCTTTTATTTGGGTATGTAAAAATAGGGTGGTCCAATTGTTAAATTTTACAAAAAAATAATATGGACACTTTGTTGGATGGTCTAATTCGATAATACAAAAGCAAAAGACGTAATTTATTTTTGGGAAATTAAAATTTTTCTAAAGTGATATTTGCCCAAATTTTGAGATATAAATTTCATTTGAAGTGGGGCTATTGTATTGCTATTTTCTAAAGTATAGAATTAAATGGCTCTTTAGTATGCATGCATACTATTAGATATTATTTACTTTGTGTTGTATTATTCTAATATTTTTGGAATTTTTCCGAGAATATCAGGCAAAAGTCTATCTCAAAAAGTAAATTTGTTTTTTTACAACAATTTAACACCTTAATAACAAACTGTATGAAGAAATTTCTACTAACATTCCTATTGATAGGATGTGTGGGATTTGTTTTCGCTCAAGGAACAATCTCAGGAACAGTAACTTCTGCCGACGATGGTTCGGAAATCCCTGGAGTTAGTGTGCGTGTGCAAGGTACCAGTGTAGGTACTCAGACTGATGCGTCTGGAAAGTATAGCATCAAGGCAGCGAAAGGTGCCACTTTACAATTTAGTTTTATTGGATTCACTCTTCAGGAAGTTACTGTTGGCAATAGCACAACAGTAAATGTTTCTATGGCTGCTGACACTAGAGTACTACAAGAGGTTGTGGTTACTGGTCTTGGTCGAGTAAAAGAAGAGAAAGCGGTAGGTACTGCAATGCAAACAATTGGAAGCGATAAGTTGACTTTTGTTAAGCAAACTAACGTAGCTAGTGCTTTATCTGGAAAGATTGCTGGTGTGAAGCTTCAAGGAGCTCCATCTACTTCATTCCGTGAGCCAAACCTTCAAATTAGAGGTGCTTCAGGTCTTTCGATCTATGGTAGCCCTTTGTATGTATTGGATGGTACTCCAGTAGAATTGAATGCGGTAAACATGGACAACGTTGAGTCTATTTCTGTATTGAAAGGTGCTGCAGCAACTGCAATTTACGGTCAAAGAGCTTCTGAAGGAGTAATCGTTTTGACTACAAAAAGAGCTAAGAAAGGCTCAATTCAGGTTGACATTAACTCTGCAACTACTTTCTCTAATGTTTATAACTTACCTCCATACCAAAATGAGTATGCTGGTGGATATGACCAAGAAATGCCAACTTTTGCTTATAACTCTGCTATACACCCTGCAGAATGGGCAAGTTTTGATGGTCAAAACATTCTAGAATATTATGCAGATGAAAGCTGGGGGCCAAAAATTGATGGAAGACAATATCGTCCATACTACTCATGGTTCCCTTCTCACCCGGACTTTGGAAAGCAAACTACTTTATCTCCACAACCAGATAACGTAAAAGATTTCTTCCAAACTGGTGTTGATCTTAACAATAACATTACAATTGGTGGTGGAAGCGAAAATGGAACTATCCGTTTGTCTTACACTAACATTAATAGAACTCTTCCTGTGCCAAACACAGAATTGAAGAGAAACTTTGTGACTTTGAATAGTACTTACCAATTATCTAAGAAATTGGAAGCAAGTGCTAACTTTAACTACATGCGTGAAGATCAGCAAGGTCGTCCACTTGAAGGTTATGCTCAAGGTTTGACTGGTAGCTTTAACCAATGGTTCCAACGTCAATTGGATATGAGTGTTCTTAAAGAGTACAAAAACTCTGATGGAACTTTCAATTCTTGGAATATTTCTGGTCCAGAAAATACAACTCCATTGTATTGGGATAATCCATACTATGATGTGAACGAAAATATCTATGATCACAATCAAGATAGAATTTATGGAGATATTAGCTTGAAGTATAATATCACTGATAAGTTTAACGTACAAGGATGGGTAAGAAACAGTTCTCGTTTCTTTGATAACTCATTCAATATTGCATCTGGTGGTTTGAACCAAGACGCTTATTACACTTCTGATGCTAAGTCAACAGAAATGAACTACGAAGTTCTTGCTAACTATAACGAAAGATTTGGAGATATTACTCTTGATTTAAGTGCTGGTGGTAACATTAGAGATGAGAAAGCAATATTTACATCTCAAAGTACTGTAGGTGGACTTTCTATTCCTGGATTCTATCAGATTTCTTCAAGTAAAGATCAGCCTAACGTGCAGTACAGAATTCGAAACAAAATGGTTCGAAGTGTATACGGTATAGCATCTGTTGGTTACAAAGGATTCTTGTTTATTGATGGAACTTTGAGAAATGACTGGTCTTCAACTCTTCCAGTTGAAAACAATTCTTACCTATATCCTTCTATTGCTGGTAGTTTTGTATTCTCTGACTTTATCAAGTCTGAAAATATCCTTTCTTTCGGTAAGTTGAAAGCTTCATGGGCATCTATTGGTAGTGATACTAATCCATACCAAATCTACCCTGTTTACAGTGCAGGACCTGTAGGAAGTTACACAGTAATGAGCTTGCCAAGTCAATTGCCTAACACTGCTTTGAAGCCAACGCTTTCTAGCTCATATGACTTAGGTTTTGAATTGAGATTCCTAAGAGACAAAATTGGATTTGATTTCACTTACTATAACAGAGAGAACACAAATCAAATTCTTCCATTGTCTGTACCATCATCTAGTGGTTATTCTACTGCATTGGTTAACGCTGGTAACATCCAAAACCAAGGTATTGAGTTAGCGATGAATATCAACCCAATCAAAAATGATAACTTCAACTGGGAGATTAACTTCAATATTGCTAAAGCGACTACAATCGTAAACGAATTAGCTGAAGGAATTGATAACTATGTACTTCCAACTTTCGCTACTTATGGAATTGGAACTCAGGTTTCAGGTTCATCTACGGCATTTGGACCATCTGTTAACGCCAAAGTAGGTGAGGCATTTGGAACACTTATTGGAAACGGATACAAGAGAGATGCTAACGGAAATAAAGTTGTTGGTGCTGATGGAAAATACTTAGTTGATGCTAATGTTAACCTTGGTTCTATTCTTCCAGATTTCACTGGTGGTGTAATCAACACATTGACTTACAAAAACGTAAGCTTAAACTTTAACATTGACTTCCAGAAAGGTGGAAAAGTATATTCTGTAACAAGAATGTTTAATGCATACTCTGGCCTTGGTGCTGAGACTGTAGGAGCAAATGCCAAAGGAAACCCTATGAGAGATCCAGTTGCTGACGGTGGCGGATTCCTTGCAGAAGGAGTTTTGGCTGATGGAACTGTAAATACAAATTATATTCCAGCTACAACTTATTTCAAGTCTCTATTTAGATTACATGAGAGATGGTTATATGATGCTAGCTATGCGAAATTAAGAGAAGTTGCACTTGGGTATACTTTACCTAAGAATGTATATGAAAACGTACTTCCATTCAGAAGCATTTACGTAGGAGCTGTTGCAAGTAATGTCTTGATTTTGAGACAACCAGTAGTAGGTCTTGACCCATCAGAGCTTGAGAGCATTTGGTCAGAAGGTGGACAGCTTCCAGCTGCAAGATCATTTGGTTTTAACGTGAAATTGGGACTATAATTTGTTTAATTCTAAAAGAAATTTAAAAATGAAAAATATAAAAAAACTATTTCTAGGATTAGCAATAACGGCTGGTTTAACGGCTTGTGATCCTAGCGATTTTGGTGACTTAAATGTCAACCCAAACAGCCCGTCAAATCCTATAGCGTCTTCGCTATTAACTGGTGCTGAAAGAGGTGTGCAGTCGATTTTTACTGACACGCAAGGATGCTTGTACGTTCAGCAAATGGCGAATAAGCAATATACCTCAGCTGATAGATATCAGACAATACAATGGAGTTACAATGGATTTTATACTGGTCCATTGGTGAACTTAAATAAGATTATCGAATTGAATACAGACGAAGCAACTAAAGGTGATGTTGCAAAGTATGGTTCAAACAATAATCAAATTGCTGTAGCAAGAATTTTGAAAGCCTTCATATTTCAGCACATTACTGACCGTTGGGGCGATATTCCTTATTCTCAAGCTTTGCAAGGATCTGAGAACTTTCAGCCTGTATTTGACTCTCAGGAGGTGATTTACAAAGATTTGATCAAGGAGCTTAAAGAAGCTGCTGCTCAAATTGATAATGGTCCTAGTGTAGAAGGTGACTTCATTAATGGTGGAGACATGGGTAAGTGGAAGACTTTCGCAAACTCTTTAAGAGCCCTTATGGCTTTGAGAATGTCAAAGGCTGATGCCGCTCTTGCACAAAGTGAATTCAATGCTGCTATCGCTAGTGGTGTGATTACAACGAATGCTGATAACATTGTTTATCCTTTCTTAGAAGAGGATACTAATGATAACCCATGGCAAGATCGTTTTGAAACTCGTAGAGATTATACAGTTAGTGAAATATTCGTAAACAAATTGAAAGCTACTAGCGATCCACGTTTACCAGTTTTTGCTGATATCGCATTGTTGAAGCAAGATTATGTTGGAATGCCATATGGTCTTGATGAAAGCCAAGCAGGTTCTATTTCAAACAGTGATGTTTCTTTCTTAGGTCTTGCAATGAGACAACAAGATTCTCCAGGTTACATGGTTACTGCTGCTCAAATGCACCTTGCAATGGCTGAAGCTGCTGTTTTAGGATGGATGACAGATGCAGAAACTCACTACAATGCAGGTGTTAAGGCTAGCCTTGACCAGTATGGTGTTGGAGCTGGAGCTGATGCATATTTGGCAAAAGATGGTGTTAAGTTTAACGCATCTACTGCAATGCAACAAATTGGGGATCAAAGATGGATCGCTTTATTTGGAATTGGGTATGAGGCTTGGGCAGAATGGAGAAGAACTGGATACCCAGTTTTAAGTCCTCCTGCAAACAACTTGAATCCAAGTGGCTTATTGCCAAGACGTGAAGGGTACACTACAACTGAGCGTGACCTTAACGGTGCCAACTATACTGCTGCAATTAGCAAAATGGGTGGTAAAGATGATTTAGATGGTAGAGTGTGGTGGGATAAGTAATTCCTTTCATTCATATAATAATAAAAGAGGTCGTCATTCATTGACGGCCTCTTTTGTTTTATACTACTTAGAACTAAATCATGAAATATCAAGTTGTCAGACTACAATTAATATACAATTTTGCAACGTATCATTTGGGTTCTAGTATTTGTTGGTCTTTTTCTTGCCATTGATTTTTTTGTTTTTGAAGCAATAAAGCAAGTGAGCAAAGCTTTAAGTGAAAATACAAACAGAGTTATTTCATATGTTTATTGGTCTATTCCAATAATTAGTATTTCAATTATTGCAATTGCATTTTTTCTTTTCCCAGGTAGGATCAATCCTATGTGGCGTAACTTTTTAGCCTCGTTCGTATTTATTATTTATATATCTAAACTCATTGCGACAATTGTTTTGCTAATAGGTGAAGTGGGTAGGGGTATTGAGTGGTTGTATGCGAAAATTCAGGGAATCGGCAAAGAAACTACTCTTAGTGATAGTTCAGAGTCACCAACGATAACAAGGTCGGAGTTTATTACCAAAACAGCTTTGACTATGGGTGCGGCACATGTGGGAGTAATGACTTTCGGTATACTTTCTGGTGCTCATGATTATAGAGTGAAGCGAGTTAAAGTTGCTCTCAAGAATCTTCCATCAAAGTTTAACGGAATTAGAATTGCTCAAATCTCAGATGTTCATTCTGGTAGTTTTTACAATAAAACTGCGGTAAATGGAGGTGTTGATCTTCTTCTTAATGAAAAGCCAGACATTGCCTTTTTTACTGGGGACTTGGTTAACAATAAAAGCGAAGAGTTTAGAGATTATTTTGACACCTTCAAAAGAATTAAAGCCCCATTGGGTGTTTATTCAACTTTAGGAAATCACGATTATGGCGACTATTACCAATGGGCTAGTGCCAAGGAAAAAATAGATAACCTCAACAACCTAAAAGAGGCTCATCGACTAATGGGCTGGGATTTGCTTTTGGATGAGCATCGATCTATCAAAGTTGATAATGAAGAAATAGGAATACTAGGTATTCAGAATTGGGGTGCGGGTGGCTTTGCCAAGTATGGTAATCTTGAAAAAGCGATAACGAATACGGATAATTTTCCAGTAAAATTGCTTCTTTCTCATGACCCAAGCCATTGGAGAGAGCAAGTACTGGGCAAAACTCAAATTGACATAGCTTTTGCTGGTCATACGCATGGGATGCAGTATGGAGTCGAATTGGGCAGCTTTAAGTGGAGTCCCGTCCAGTTAAGGTATAAAGAATGGGCTGGTTTGTATTCGCAGCAGGATCAGCACCTATACGTTAATAGAGGCTATGGGTTTATCGGTTATCCCGGTAGGGTAGGGATTTTGCCAGAAATTACCATAATGGAACTTGTTACAGCGTAAACTCGTGAAGCAATTTGCCATTTTTAAAGCCCTTGTTTGCCCCTAAGGAAATTAGATCATAGAACCGAACTGAGTCTTGGGATCTCTTAAAACCAAAGAGCTGAACTTTATCGCTTGTCCTGAGAATAATTAAATCACCGTCTATGTTAGATCCATATTCTCCATTGACAACAATTTCGAATGATTTATACTCATCCCAATTTAAAACTTCTCCAAATCTACCGAAGGTTACAACTTTTTCTGGGCCTCTTTGCCACTTGCCTTCAATCATTGCATTGTTGATATAGCCAGGAAAGGCAACAGATTCCGCAAACGTCGTGTCTAAGTAAGCAATATCGGCTTTTGAGAATCGATAAACTCGATTTAAGGTGCTGTCGGCAAAGAATAGTGTACTATCCGTGGAGTTGAACAGTATTGGAGAAGCCTTAGTGCCTCTAATTTGAAAAGAATATTGTTCTTCAGTTTTATTGATTGGAAGCCTTACATACCCTTCTTGCCCATTATATACAGAAACGGAGTCACCAGATTCATCAAACACAAGCTCCGACGCATAAAAGTCAGAAAGCTCTTTGGCTTTACTTATTGATTGATAGGTCTGTGTGTTTTCAATGACTTCTTTTAGCACCCAATTTCCTTCAAAAGGCATGTTTTGAGCTTCCTTTAGGTTAGATTTGCATGATAGAAAGTAGACGCTGAGCAAAAGAACTATAATAATTGGTTTCATGTGGTTTATTTTAAAATTGATTCCAAGATACAAGTATAGATGCTTACATTAAAATACATTAAGGAGTTTAAAACTTTGAGCAGGTTGGCTTTGCCAATAATAGTGGGTCAGTTAGGGGTAATTTTAATGGGTGTGCTCGATAATATCATGATTGGGCAGTTGATTGACAAAAATGCACTGGCTGCTGCTAGTTTAGGGAATGCTCTTTCGTATTTGATTGGTTCTTTGGCTTTTGGAGGTATTCCTGTAGTTGCACCCTTATTTGCTCAAAGAGAAGGGAAAGAGAAGGTTTTGACTTTGCAAATTAGTTTTGAAGCTGTAATTATACTCAGTGTCTTTTTAACGCTGTTTAGCGTTTTGGTATATTTTGTTTTTGGAATATTTGACCAACCTGTTTTTTTAGAAAAGCCTGCGAAATCTTACTTCTTATTAATTACGGTCTCCAATATTCCAATGTTTATGTTTCTTGTATTTAAGCAATTGCTAGATAGTACAAATAAGGCGGGTGTAAGCATGTGGATTACCTTTATAGGTCTTGGAGCAAATGGTGTTCTCAACTATTTTCTAATAACTGGCGTTGGAAATGTTAAAGGATTGGATTTGGATGGAGCGGGTATTGCAACTATCCTGACAAGGGTATTAATGTTGGTGTTGATCTACTATTTTATTCCATTAAATATTAGAAGGGAGTTGACTGGAGGAGTATTTGCAAATATTCGTCTTCACAGTGATAGAATTATTTTTCAACTTAAAATGATTCTTTATGCTGGGGTTCAAGTGTTTTTCGAAATAGGAGCCTTTGCTTTTGCGGTGATCATGATGGGTTGGATAAGTAGTACTGCACTTGCCGCACATCAGATTGCAGTTAATATCGCTGCAGTTATGTATATGATGGCAACGGGCGTAGCATATGCTGCAGGGATTCGAGTTGGGAATTCATTAATCAAGACTAATGCTCTAGATACAAGAATTGTAGGTTCGGTATCTTTTCTTTTGGTTTTTATAATGATGCTCATTTCGGCAGTTGGTATCATTATTTTCAAAAGTCAACTTGTCTCACTTTATATTGATGATTTAGAAGTACAAAACTTTGCAATAAGGTTGTTGATTGTTGCAGCTTTCTTTCAGGTATCTGATGGGGTTCAGGCTGTGGCACTTGGCTGCTTGCGTGGTCTTACAGATGTAAAAGTGCCAGCTTTGCTTACATTTATTG
This portion of the Spirosomataceae bacterium TFI 002 genome encodes:
- a CDS encoding Starch-binding associating with outer membrane, which produces MNKYKILGVLSFFLLLSTSCQDYLDINTNPNSATSATPDLVLPQAIVGFANISNQFNAYGGHFGGYIANAGGFSGFGNLFNYNLVPANYNGLWVNSYDNLQDLNYVIKETEGKDELAYYNAAATILMAAGYQRLVDTFNDVPYSEALSSDETLIPKYDDASTIYASLFANLDNAIKLIDNAKFPLSLNGSSDPLFAGNMTSWKRFANTLRLRMSLRTDGALTGIDSSIGFLNTDAIVNPGYVKDKPNPLWATWGYTTTGTLSNSSRIPTKFSFGFYDGNKLADAGRGGVIFKSFSVGGTATPVNQLGNEVDNPAIITNYPTWYTGTYSSSSSISNALGVLKGPSQGQVLMLHAESLFLQSEARLRGILTDGDFAADFNAGIKASYTYLYKDVTNVLSPDKDVNADFEAYKLANEGKYLVNISAANGQTEQLEAIITQKYIALNMINSDESWNEYRRTGFPKTDPKGTAYENMAALLSNSTRPDKLPTRVLYPSSEQSYNSSNYKAIDQFSDKIFWDKN
- a CDS encoding TonB-linked outer membrane protein, SusC/RagA family, with the translated sequence MKKFLLTFLLIGCVGFVFAQGTISGTVTSADDGSEIPGVSVRVQGTSVGTQTDASGKYSIKAAKGATLQFSFIGFTLQEVTVGNSTTVNVSMAADTRVLQEVVVTGLGRVKEEKAVGTAMQTIGSDKLTFVKQTNVASALSGKIAGVKLQGAPSTSFREPNLQIRGASGLSIYGSPLYVLDGTPVELNAVNMDNVESISVLKGAAATAIYGQRASEGVIVLTTKRAKKGSIQVDINSATTFSNVYNLPPYQNEYAGGYDQEMPTFAYNSAIHPAEWASFDGQNILEYYADESWGPKIDGRQYRPYYSWFPSHPDFGKQTTLSPQPDNVKDFFQTGVDLNNNITIGGGSENGTIRLSYTNINRTLPVPNTELKRNFVTLNSTYQLSKKLEASANFNYMREDQQGRPLEGYAQGLTGSFNQWFQRQLDMSVLKEYKNSDGTFNSWNISGPENTTPLYWDNPYYDVNENIYDHNQDRIYGDISLKYNITDKFNVQGWVRNSSRFFDNSFNIASGGLNQDAYYTSDAKSTEMNYEVLANYNERFGDITLDLSAGGNIRDEKAIFTSQSTVGGLSIPGFYQISSSKDQPNVQYRIRNKMVRSVYGIASVGYKGFLFIDGTLRNDWSSTLPVENNSYLYPSIAGSFVFSDFIKSENILSFGKLKASWASIGSDTNPYQIYPVYSAGPVGSYTVMSLPSQLPNTALKPTLSSSYDLGFELRFLRDKIGFDFTYYNRENTNQILPLSVPSSSGYSTALVNAGNIQNQGIELAMNINPIKNDNFNWEINFNIAKATTIVNELAEGIDNYVLPTFATYGIGTQVSGSSTAFGPSVNAKVGEAFGTLIGNGYKRDANGNKVVGADGKYLVDANVNLGSILPDFTGGVINTLTYKNVSLNFNIDFQKGGKVYSVTRMFNAYSGLGAETVGANAKGNPMRDPVADGGGFLAEGVLADGTVNTNYIPATTYFKSLFRLHERWLYDASYAKLREVALGYTLPKNVYENVLPFRSIYVGAVASNVLILRQPVVGLDPSELESIWSEGGQLPAARSFGFNVKLGL
- a CDS encoding Starch-binding associating with outer membrane, which translates into the protein MKNIKKLFLGLAITAGLTACDPSDFGDLNVNPNSPSNPIASSLLTGAERGVQSIFTDTQGCLYVQQMANKQYTSADRYQTIQWSYNGFYTGPLVNLNKIIELNTDEATKGDVAKYGSNNNQIAVARILKAFIFQHITDRWGDIPYSQALQGSENFQPVFDSQEVIYKDLIKELKEAAAQIDNGPSVEGDFINGGDMGKWKTFANSLRALMALRMSKADAALAQSEFNAAIASGVITTNADNIVYPFLEEDTNDNPWQDRFETRRDYTVSEIFVNKLKATSDPRLPVFADIALLKQDYVGMPYGLDESQAGSISNSDVSFLGLAMRQQDSPGYMVTAAQMHLAMAEAAVLGWMTDAETHYNAGVKASLDQYGVGAGADAYLAKDGVKFNASTAMQQIGDQRWIALFGIGYEAWAEWRRTGYPVLSPPANNLNPSGLLPRREGYTTTERDLNGANYTAAISKMGGKDDLDGRVWWDK
- a CDS encoding multidrug resistance protein, MATE family, whose amino-acid sequence is MLTLKYIKEFKTLSRLALPIIVGQLGVILMGVLDNIMIGQLIDKNALAAASLGNALSYLIGSLAFGGIPVVAPLFAQREGKEKVLTLQISFEAVIILSVFLTLFSVLVYFVFGIFDQPVFLEKPAKSYFLLITVSNIPMFMFLVFKQLLDSTNKAGVSMWITFIGLGANGVLNYFLITGVGNVKGLDLDGAGIATILTRVLMLVLIYYFIPLNIRRELTGGVFANIRLHSDRIIFQLKMILYAGVQVFFEIGAFAFAVIMMGWISSTALAAHQIAVNIAAVMYMMATGVAYAAGIRVGNSLIKTNALDTRIVGSVSFLLVFIMMLISAVGIIIFKSQLVSLYIDDLEVQNFAIRLLIVAAFFQVSDGVQAVALGCLRGLTDVKVPALLTFIAYWVISLPVGYFLAFKLGLEAEGIWYGLLIGLSIAAILLVYRFYSLLSKREKIAIT